TTTATTAAAATACCTGTCCGTCTATGTACCAAGGACCGTAAGGACTCAATGGACGAAGGTTTAGTGCATCAATGCTGTACCGGGTTGCTGTTACTGGTACAACAGCATCTGCGTCTCCACTGTTAACCAAAGAATAAAACTACTCTAACCATCCAAACGCCATACTGAACTAAAAGATCACACACTATATAGAGGAGAAAGAGACCTGAAAACCCAAATGCGTAGACCAGCAGCTATAAGCTCATGGTAAATGTTTAGAACCGAGGAAGAAGAGTCTTTCCAGTGTTCATTCACTACATCACTGCAAAAACCAAAGCTCTCCGGATCACAAACTGTTACAAAGCCAAAAGCTTTCTCAGGCTAATATTACCTGCAAGTATCCCATTTGGATGGTGCAAGTCCTGGCGGGACATGGAGAGCTTCTTGAACCTCTGGAAGATTGAAATACACTTTAGAGTGTTTCTCCGTGCAAGGATCATACTGTTCACTCACACGGCTAGTCCTctaagaaaaaacaaacaatgaCATTACTTCAAAACCCttaccatcatctccatcaaaACTAAAATGTAAGGTCACTTACTGGTCTTTTCTTTAGCAACATGTTTGACTGGGAAGCATTCGCAATACATGCTGGTGTGAAGACACTGTATTGGTCTATGTTACCTATTTCCTTGTCGGCTGTCTCCAGAATCTTATCACACGCTTTGGAGGAGTGAATAAAAGATTCGAAACCACACTGAAGCTTCAGTAAGCTATATGTTTGGTCGGATATAAAACCTAACGACCAAATATACTGGAAAAGACCAAGCCTGTCATGGAAATCATCCATCAGACCGTTTCCTACCTGTAAACAAAACATCCATCAAAAGAGTTTTATAAACCTTTTAGATCATTAAAGAGGAGAGGCTCACCATGTAGCCCTTCAGATTGATAGTGTTGTCGCCAGAAGCTTTGTTATGTCTTACAATGGCTTGACTCAGCTGAGGAACGTAATGTCCTAAAACCATCAAAAGAGAATTTAAGTAATTATAAGGCTAAAACGTAAGGCGAggtttgatgttttttctttaaCCTGCATAGCTCTCCCCAACTATGTAAAACTCTCTTCCTTTATACTCCGGATAACGCTCAACCCATTTCAGCAGAAACTTC
The sequence above is drawn from the Brassica napus cultivar Da-Ae chromosome A8, Da-Ae, whole genome shotgun sequence genome and encodes:
- the LOC106424203 gene encoding serine carboxypeptidase-like 29, encoding MAKTTRGSCFVVVVALLAITHLCICEALLSQKEQDKVTKLPGQNFNVDFAHYSGFVTTNEKLGRALFYWFFEATDDAASKPLVLWLNGGPGCSSVAFGEAEEIGPFHIKSDGKTLYLNQYSWNQAANILFLDAPVGVGYSYSNTSSDLRSNGDKRTAQDSLKFLLKWVERYPEYKGREFYIVGESYAGHYVPQLSQAIVRHNKASGDNTINLKGYMVGNGLMDDFHDRLGLFQYIWSLGFISDQTYSLLKLQCGFESFIHSSKACDKILETADKEIGNIDQYSVFTPACIANASQSNMLLKKRPRTSRVSEQYDPCTEKHSKVYFNLPEVQEALHVPPGLAPSKWDTCSDVVNEHWKDSSSSVLNIYHELIAAGLRIWVFSGDADAVVPVTATRYSIDALNLRPLSPYGPWYIDGQVGGWTQQYAGLNFVTVRGAGHEVPLHRPKEALALFKAFISGTPLSTPESSISKDMSELVSDS